From a region of the Arachis ipaensis cultivar K30076 chromosome B09, Araip1.1, whole genome shotgun sequence genome:
- the LOC110266860 gene encoding ABC transporter G family member 41-like, whose amino-acid sequence MNVDMIEGLVEEMFEDNYLEHQEEQGEEVVEISIEDKKEDKPKQVLKPLPPHLKYVFLGEAEALPVIINSSLNMDEEARLIEVLKAHKTALGWTIEDIKGLPWRSLSQTLRRCSLSLAKPQSSLLPPWFSTRRVAVSLSEVVAPPSPSPSLVAPPSATFSIRSTVELKQQGIQEERLQLLVNVTGAFRPGVLTTLVGVSGAGKTTLMDVLAGRKTGGVVKCSRSAGHAGKPAVRWTEIQSWFEDRLQDLPDDPNNELMIPEDPECNKEGELS is encoded by the exons ATGAATGTGGATATGATAGAAGGGCTGGTAGAGGAAATGTTTGAAGACAACTATTTGGAGCATCAGGAAGAACAAGGAGAGGAAGTGGTAGAAATTTCTATTGAAGACAAGAAAGAGGATAAACCAAAACAGGTGTTGAAGCCTCTCCCTCCTCACCTCAAATACGTGTTTCTTGGGGAAGCAGAGGCAttaccagtgatcataaattcctcCCTGAACATGGATGAGGAAGCAAGATTGATTGAAGTATTGAAAGCTCACAAAACAGCCTTGGGGTGGACAATTGAGGAcatcaaag GCCTCCCTTGGCGCTCACTATCGCAAACCCTCCGTCGATGCTCACTCTCTCTCGCAAAACCTCAATCGTCACTCCTCCCTCCATGGTTCAGCACCCGCCGCGTTGCCGTCTCCCTCTCTGAAGTCGTCGCGCCGCCGTCTCCATCTCCGTCACTCGTCGCACCTCCGTCAGCCACGTTCAGCATTCGCAGCACCGTG GAATTGAAACAACAAGGGATACAAGAAGAAAGGCTGCAGCTGCTTGTTAATGTTACTGGAGCTTTTAGGCCTGGAGTGTTGACAACATTGGTTGGAGTAAGCGGGGCTGGAAAAACCACGCTAATGGATGTCTTGGCTGGAAGAAAAACTGGAGGTGTTGTGAAG TGCAGCCGCTCTGCTGGCCATGCCGGGAAACCTGCAGTTAGATGGACTGAG ATACAAAGCTGGTTTGAGGATAGGCTCCAAGACTTACCAGATGACCCTAATAATGAATTGATGATTCCCGAAGACCCTGAATGTAATAAGGAAGGTGAGCTCTCTTGA